The Hyphococcus flavus genome contains a region encoding:
- a CDS encoding metal-dependent hydrolase family protein gives MILRGFFFSFLISLPAPLLAKDTVAPHLHLEKVFVETYLDVLSGELKTNAIIEITGGRISAIKNGPKDAIEGDFLDLSGYTVLPGLIDAHTHLCDNSHLGADFDHWSLPAATFGIVGALNAKKTLRAGFTTVRDVSSPFYCDVALRDSISRGWVEGPRMFVSGQMVTMTGGHGSWGNWMAPEHEIQTNAHAIADGADEVRKAVRTHVRNKVDLIKVAATGGYGTHGTIPGAASYSVEELRVIVNESRKHGLTVAAHAHGADGIKNAVRAGVTSIEHASMIDDETIRLMRKNDTYAVLDLLSARFDLIERNQNYDDKNLGRTNNEEYDAITMLFKKTYEAGVKIAFGTDAGVYPHGRNAEQFQLMIDAGMSSLDAIRSATIIAADLLNQQENIGEIKVGKYADFIAVRGNPLEDIRVLEDVDLVIKEGVVISAQSE, from the coding sequence GTGATTCTAAGGGGATTTTTTTTCAGTTTTCTCATCTCCCTGCCAGCACCGCTCCTGGCAAAGGATACTGTTGCACCGCACCTTCACCTCGAAAAGGTATTCGTAGAGACATACCTCGATGTTCTATCTGGTGAACTCAAAACCAACGCAATCATCGAGATAACCGGCGGTCGTATTTCAGCAATTAAAAATGGCCCTAAAGACGCTATAGAAGGTGATTTTCTGGACCTGTCAGGATACACGGTTCTCCCGGGTTTGATCGATGCGCATACGCACCTTTGCGACAACTCGCATCTGGGGGCTGACTTCGATCACTGGTCATTGCCCGCAGCAACGTTCGGCATTGTGGGAGCACTCAACGCCAAAAAGACACTACGCGCCGGATTTACGACAGTTCGAGACGTATCATCGCCATTTTATTGTGATGTTGCATTACGTGATTCTATCTCCAGGGGTTGGGTAGAAGGACCGCGCATGTTTGTAAGCGGCCAAATGGTTACGATGACTGGTGGTCACGGCTCCTGGGGCAACTGGATGGCGCCCGAACATGAGATCCAAACGAACGCACATGCTATCGCGGATGGCGCCGATGAAGTTAGAAAAGCTGTAAGAACGCACGTCAGAAACAAGGTGGATCTTATCAAGGTCGCAGCAACCGGCGGCTATGGAACACACGGTACAATCCCTGGCGCTGCCTCTTACTCTGTTGAAGAGTTGCGCGTTATCGTCAATGAATCGCGAAAGCACGGCCTTACTGTCGCCGCACATGCTCATGGGGCGGATGGCATCAAGAATGCAGTACGCGCGGGCGTGACCTCGATAGAACACGCATCAATGATTGATGATGAGACCATTCGCTTGATGCGCAAAAACGACACCTATGCCGTTCTTGATTTACTATCAGCTCGTTTCGACCTGATTGAACGCAATCAAAATTACGATGATAAGAATCTTGGTCGCACCAATAATGAAGAATATGACGCCATCACTATGCTTTTCAAAAAGACTTATGAAGCAGGAGTGAAGATCGCATTTGGTACTGACGCAGGTGTTTATCCTCATGGCCGTAATGCAGAACAATTTCAACTTATGATTGACGCTGGCATGTCATCTCTCGACGCAATCAGAAGCGCAACAATTATTGCTGCCGACTTGCTCAATCAGCAAGAAAATATCGGCGAGATTAAGGTTGGAAAATACGCAGACTTTATTGCTGTACGAGGAAACCCTCTAGAAGATATTCGCGTGCTGGAGGATGTTGATCTCGTAATCAAAGAAGGCGTTGTGATCTCTGCTCAGAGTGAATGA
- a CDS encoding invasion associated locus B family protein has protein sequence MSRSTLPVVLAAISGLAVTGLSVTGAVAQQPEAKATFRDWSVFVREVDGEKICFAATEATDKSPKSVNHGDIFFLIATWASGAASEQPSLMTGYALNAKPEPTLRIGSDKWDMYVSENEAFIEESAEEDRLVRAMRRGADMRISALSQRGTATSYVISLRGVSAALDRAKAECQ, from the coding sequence ATGTCTCGTTCGACCTTACCCGTTGTTCTCGCCGCCATTTCCGGCCTCGCCGTGACCGGCCTTTCGGTGACAGGCGCTGTCGCCCAGCAGCCCGAAGCCAAGGCGACCTTCCGGGACTGGAGCGTCTTCGTGCGCGAGGTTGACGGCGAAAAGATCTGCTTCGCAGCCACGGAGGCGACGGACAAGTCCCCGAAATCGGTCAATCACGGCGACATTTTCTTCCTGATTGCGACCTGGGCGTCGGGCGCGGCGTCGGAACAGCCGAGCCTGATGACGGGTTATGCGCTGAACGCCAAGCCTGAACCGACCCTGCGCATCGGTTCTGACAAATGGGACATGTATGTCTCCGAGAACGAGGCGTTCATCGAGGAGTCGGCGGAAGAAGACCGGCTTGTGCGCGCCATGCGCCGCGGCGCCGACATGCGCATCTCGGCGCTCTCCCAGCGCGGCACGGCGACGAGTTACGTGATCTCGTTGCGCGGCGTTTCCGCGGCGCTCGATCGCGCCAAGGCGGAGTGCCAATAG
- the gor gene encoding glutathione-disulfide reductase, giving the protein MTKYDYDLFTIGAGSGGVRASRLASSYGAKVGVAEEYRVGGTCVIRGCVPKKYLVYASEYGHGFHHAKGYGWSAETVSFDWAKLIENKDNEIDRLNGIYIRNLKNAGADIFQSRATLKDAHTVHLEAENRDVTAERILIATGGAPWVDESVPGHDLGITSNEAFHLEKLPKHVVVAGGGYIAIEFACIFKGLGCDVCLVYRGEDILRYFDADVSVQVHTELQRQGIRVITQTIFDRIEDIGGDQKRVHLSNGEHVDTGLVFWAVGRKPATNGLGLEKVGVELDKNGAVKVDDNSQSSVENIFAVGDVTDRVNLTPVAIREGAAFAETYYNNNPTKTDYRFIPKAVFSQPPVGSVGYAEHEARHEFKNVDIYKTNFRSMKHILTGSEERVMMKLVVDGDTDRVLGCHIVGEDAAEMIQCVAIAVKAGLKKKDFDDTVALHPTISEELVTMREKFVPEV; this is encoded by the coding sequence ATGACCAAGTACGACTACGACCTTTTCACCATTGGCGCCGGTTCCGGCGGCGTGCGCGCATCGCGGCTCGCATCGAGTTACGGCGCAAAAGTCGGCGTGGCGGAGGAGTATCGCGTCGGCGGCACCTGCGTCATCAGAGGCTGCGTACCGAAAAAATATCTCGTCTACGCCAGCGAATACGGTCACGGATTTCATCACGCCAAAGGCTACGGCTGGTCGGCGGAGACCGTCTCATTCGACTGGGCGAAACTCATTGAAAACAAGGACAATGAAATCGACCGCCTAAACGGCATTTACATTCGCAACCTCAAAAACGCCGGCGCGGATATTTTTCAGTCGCGGGCAACGCTGAAAGACGCCCACACCGTTCACCTGGAAGCGGAAAATCGCGACGTCACGGCGGAACGCATCCTGATCGCCACGGGCGGCGCGCCATGGGTCGATGAATCGGTGCCGGGCCACGATCTCGGCATTACGTCCAACGAAGCGTTTCATCTGGAAAAGCTGCCGAAACATGTGGTTGTCGCCGGCGGCGGATACATCGCCATTGAATTCGCCTGCATCTTTAAAGGTCTCGGCTGCGATGTCTGCCTCGTTTATCGCGGCGAAGATATTTTGCGCTACTTCGATGCTGACGTTTCCGTGCAGGTTCATACTGAACTGCAACGCCAGGGCATTCGCGTCATCACGCAAACGATTTTCGACAGGATCGAGGACATTGGCGGCGATCAAAAACGTGTGCACCTGTCTAACGGCGAGCATGTGGATACAGGGCTCGTGTTCTGGGCCGTGGGCAGGAAACCGGCGACCAACGGCCTTGGCCTTGAGAAGGTTGGCGTCGAACTCGACAAGAACGGCGCCGTCAAAGTGGACGACAACTCGCAATCATCGGTCGAGAATATTTTCGCCGTGGGTGACGTGACCGACCGCGTGAACCTGACGCCCGTCGCCATTCGGGAGGGCGCAGCGTTTGCCGAGACCTATTACAACAACAACCCGACCAAGACCGATTACCGGTTTATTCCAAAGGCTGTCTTCTCTCAGCCGCCGGTTGGATCCGTCGGTTACGCCGAACATGAAGCGCGCCATGAATTCAAGAATGTCGATATCTACAAGACCAATTTCCGCTCCATGAAGCATATTCTGACCGGATCGGAAGAACGCGTGATGATGAAGCTCGTCGTCGACGGCGATACAGATCGCGTGCTTGGCTGTCACATCGTCGGCGAGGATGCGGCGGAAATGATCCAGTGCGTCGCCATCGCCGTCAAAGCTGGCCTCAAGAAAAAGGACTTCGACGACACGGTCGCTCTACATCCGACCATTTCGGAAGAACTGGTTACGATGCGCGAGAAGTTCGTGCCGGAAGTGTAG